The Brassica oleracea var. oleracea cultivar TO1000 chromosome C6, BOL, whole genome shotgun sequence genomic interval TCTTGGTGGGATTGGATTTACAAACCTAGAATGCTTTAATCAAGCATTGCTAGCGAAACAGGCGTGGAAGCTCCTTACATCTCCTCTCAGTTTGTTATCTCTCTTCCTCAAATCAAGATACTTCCCGCTAGTAGATTTCTTCTCTGCCTCTTTAGGAGAGAGACCATCTTATGTGTGGAAAAGCTTATTGTTTGGCAGGGAATTGTTACTAAAAGGTCTAATGTATCGGGTGGGGAATGGACGCAAGACGAGAGTGTGGGCTAATAGATGGTTAGATGATCCAGTTGAAGGGTTGAGGGCTCCTTGGGTGAAGAACATCACATTTGATGTGAATCTCATGGTTTCTGATCTTATTGACTCATCATCACGGAATTGGAACCTTGCAGTGCTAAATGATCTCTTTGTCCCTGGTGATGTGAGTATCATAACTGCCAAGCTACCTACGGTTGATCGTGAGGATTTTTGGGTGTGGAGATTCAATCACAGTGGAAATTTTACGGTTAAATCAGCTTATTGGTTGGCAACCTCAACAAAGGTCTCAGTTGGTAGGAGGGAAGCTGAGTCGTTACCCTTCCTATGCCCGTTAAAGGAGCAAGTTTGGAAGGTGATAACAGCTCCAAAGATCAGAGTGTTTCTCTGGAAATGTTTGAGTAATGCTCTTCCAGTAGCGGAGTTGATATCGGAGAGGGGTATGAAAGTGGATATGAGATGTCAGCTTTGCGGTCTTGAAGGAGAATCAATCAATCATACCCTTTTCGAGTGCTGTGTAGCAAGACAAGTATGGGCCTTATCTGGAATGCCTCACCCGCGTAATGGTTTCTGTGATTCCTCCATCTTTGCAAATGTTAATTACCTTCTCAAGATGTCCAAGAATCTTGGGATTCAAGAGAGGGCCAGAAGATCATGGCCATGGCTCCTGTGGAACTTATGGAAAAATAGAAATCATTTGATCTTTGAAGGAATCTCCTTTTCGTGTACAGAGATAGCTAGGAAAGCTGCTGCAGATGCTAATGAATGGTTTATGGCTCATAGAATTGAAGAAGAATGGTTGCGGTTGGAAGAAACCCCGGCGGTGGTAGCTGTAGAGAAGTGGAGACCGCACCGTCAGAACTGGTTTATGTGCAACATAGCAGTGGATTGGGCGAAGTACTCGTTGCTAACTGGTGGTGCTTGGGTCTTGCGTGATGAAAAGGGAGTGGTGTTATGTCACAGTCGTCGTACATTTGGTCAGTTTTCTTCCAAAGAACAAGCTAAGGAGACCATAGTGTTATGGGCGGTTGAGAGTATGAGAAGTCAGAAGGTGAGCAGGGTGATCTTCACTGGGGAGTTTAAAGAAATTTTTGGAGCTGTAAATATGCCCTCAGCGTGGCCATCCTTTTGCCAGCAAGGTGACAATGTCCGTAGAGCGGTGGTAGGTATTGCTGAATGGGAAGCCTTAGTGATCGACAAGAATTTTAATAGAGGTGCTTCATTCATTGCTCAAAGTGTCATGAATTGTGGCTTCACTCAATCTTATGTTTCATCAGGTCATCCAAGGTGGTTACATGATCTCTTTGTCGATGAAAGGAGTGCCCTCTAATTGTTTTTTGGTGTGTTAAAGATGATGTTGTAGGAGAGTTGTTTTGTTGCTGATGGGTAGGCACTAGATGGAAGTATTTTTGCGACTCTGTTATTGTATGGTTCTCGGATTTTCTAATGATAATTCTAGTGTTGAAAAAAAAAGTTTGAAATGGTCCAACAAAATAATATAAAAGTATTTGGAACATTATAAATATATTTATTATAATTCAGTTGCTATTTTGGTCATCCGATTATATTGATTACGGTTAATACTTAAACCAACTGAAATTTACTATTTATTGTATTAATTAACTCTTATATTCTTATGTAATTCATTCAAATTTTTGCAATGTTTTGTATGATCATGTCTGAGTAGTCTTCTTGTTAGATTTAATAGTTTTTTAGAGTATTGATGAACTTGTGATATATAGAATTGTTATGGTAATCATATTTCATCCTTCACCAGGATTAATCTTATTGCTTATTTGGAGTAATTAATTAGAAATCTGATCTTAGGATATTTGAGAAACATGAGAATGAAATCAACACTTGATCTGAATCATGTTGAGCTAAATTGTTAATCACAACGAAAATTGGTCTAGGACTTAGTAAACATATCAAATTGGCACTTAATTTATTTGGAATAGCAACGAGAGTTGGACATCGATGATTTAGACATCTAATAGTAATCACAATGAGAATTGAATGGCTTACTTATGAATTCGAGTTCTAGGATTAATCTTAATAAAACCGTTAGCAACTATTTATTTGAGTTATGATTTACCTATTTGATATCCCTGGATCTAACGCTTTTCCCATCTATTTACAAACCAATTTATTTGATTTGTTTTGATTTATTGCTTTCATATTATTTTCCTAACTTAACCTATAAACTTACAATTTATTGTGTAATCCACGCTCCATGTAGATTTGATCCATAAATAATGCAATCAATCTTTTATTTGAGAGAGTTGCTCTTAGAGTAATTTGACCATTATCATCTTCTCCTAGTGAACATCGTCGGCAAAAGACTATAAAAACGAAGGAAGATATGAAAAAGAGAAGTGTATGACCCTTGAATTTATAACCGAGATTACAAATATATCGAGGAGATTATGCCAAGGGATAAATCGAATCTATGAGAATACGACCCTATGAGAATACGACCCTGCGGATATCATGGGTGAATCACAATTATCCCCGCGAAAAAGGAAGATTTGGAAGTTCAAAAAAGATTTTATCCTTACTCCGTAACAAGCAACGAACGAGCCAATTAAGGACGGTGGGACAACTATTGGACCCAAAATCTGACAAAGCTCATTAAAGCAAAGACATGCAATAACCTTAAGATGACGACTTCAACGTAGATCCAAATGAAGGTCGATCTTTGGTGATTAATCTTGAACTCGACTAGGACCAGAAGCCAAGTTTGCAGGATTGAAGAAACAAGTAACACCAAATGGGATATTCGCCAAACAAACTCCAAGATTTCTGGCAACCACCAAGTCTCTAAGATTTCCAGGATCGCAACATTAGGAGGAAGAGGAAATATCGGAAGCCATAAACAAGATGATGGATTATAAAAGGGATACGAGAGCAAGGAGACAAGACACGCTGGAACACTCCTTGGCCTATTGACCTCGAGCTCTTCACTTACCCCTTTGAATCTTGTCCTTACTTTCATTCCTAGTCTAAGTCTTGTTTAGACTACCATTTTCATACGTTGTAAACGATTCAACATCAATATATATAAAGACTATTTTCGTCAACTTGAGTCTGATTACATCGTTGTATTTTGAGGATATTGTTGCCACAAAATTCTTCTTCCCTAATCTATTAGAAACATTACCAAATACATAGTGTAGGTTTTAGGATCCACACACATGATATAACTCATTAACCACTTTGCGCTAGTTTGGAAATCCAGTAACCGTCAAATAACTGTTTCCGCTCATTCTCTTTGGATCTTAGTACACATTTTGGCTCACTAACCATTCCGCGAAAAATGCATATCAGTATGTCCATGCTCTGAACTAACTAATCTCAGATGACAAAACCAACCATCTTGAATCCGACCAGCATGTTCTAAACCGACAAGCCCAACTTCTATGTCTGAATCCGCAAATACTTGTCTGAATCTGACAATACTTGTATTAATCTGACCATCATTGTCAAGTCAACAAGCTCAACCATCCTAACTGAATCGGATCATTGTCCAGCTGTCCGGTCCGAGAATGACCACACTTGTTTGAATCCCACAATTGTTGTAAGAAAATTCCACATTATCTGAATAACTTTCCAAACTCCTATGAAATTCACAAACTGATCTGAGTTTAAAACCAACCGGCCGAGCTTATCTAGCTCCAAGCATTCCATTCCTACTCAGAATCATTTTTCATCTAGTGCATCCAAACTTGGCCAAATCTTCTCATTATCATCTAACACTGACTGTGTTTCATTTTTCAATTATTCAACCATTTCATTTTACCAAGTTCAATGTTAGCCATTTATATGTTTCGATGCAATAGCTTTTTAAGGATCCTCTTTTTTTTTTCTTTGAAAAATTTTAAATTAGAATT includes:
- the LOC106297486 gene encoding uncharacterized protein LOC106297486, whose product is MAIFSIKAESAPGPDGMTGLFFQKFWDVIGDQVTKEIQEVFISGVLPSDWNFTHICLLPKVQNPENMTDLRPISLCSVLYKAVAKILVTRMQPLLGLVVSINQSAFVSERLISENIIIAHEAVYALKVHPVVANEFMAVKTNMSKAYDRVEWSYIRSLLLALGFCDKWVEWIMMCVTSVTFSVLINDQPFGLITPQRGIRQGDLLSPFLFVLCIEGISHLLNLAEQSSLIHGLSFSINGPAIHRLLFADDSLFMCKAVVEQATVLNKILIFYGKATGQTINLQKSSIFFGEGIMDEERLKIQQILGIWNEGGASKYLGLPECFSGSKVELFSFLKECTEGRVEGWYMRKLSQSGKEVLLKSVITFLPSSDVHIRKIHWVAWDKLCLPKYLGGIGFTNLECFNQALLAKQAWKLLTSPLSLLSLFLKSRYFPLVDFFSASLGERPSYVWKSLLFGRELLLKGLMYRVGNGRKTRVWANRWLDDPVEGLRAPWVKNITFDVNLMVSDLIDSSSRNWNLAVLNDLFVPGDVSIITAKLPTVDREDFWVWRFNHSGNFTVKSAYWLATSTKVSVGRREAESLPFLCPLKEQVWKVITAPKIRVFLWKCLSNALPVAELISERGMKVDMRCQLCGLEGESINHTLFECCVARQVWALSGMPHPRNGFCDSSIFANVNYLLKMSKNLGIQERARRSWPWLLWNLWKNRNHLIFEGISFSCTEIARKAAADANEWFMAHRIEEEWLRLEETPAVVAVEKWRPHRQNWFMCNIAVDWAKYSLLTGGAWVLRDEKGVVLCHSRRTFGQFSSKEQAKETIVLWAVESMRSQKVSRVIFTGEFKEIFGAVNMPSAWPSFCQQGDNVRRAVVGIAEWEALVIDKNFNRGASFIAQSVMNCGFTQSYVSSGHPRWLHDLFVDERSAL